The following coding sequences lie in one Mus musculus strain C57BL/6J chromosome 11, GRCm38.p6 C57BL/6J genomic window:
- the Gm40814 gene encoding uncharacterized protein Gm40814 isoform X1 produces the protein MGPMGLPLQVLTLNIEDEYRLHETSKEPDVSLGSTWLSDFPQVWAETGGMGLAVRQAPLIIPLKATSTPVSIKQYPMSQEARLGIKPHIQRLLDQGILVPCQSPWNTPLLPVKKPGTNDYRPVQDLREVNKRVEDIHPTVPNPYNLLSGLPPSHQWYTVLDLKDAFFCLRLHPTSQPLFAFEWRDPEMGISGQLTWTRLPQGFKNSPTLFDEALHRDLADFRIQHPDLILLQYVDDLLLAATSELDCQQEPHHDCLEILAETHGTRPDLTDQPLPDADHTWYTDGSSFLQEGQRRAGAAVTTETEVIWAKALPAGTSAQRAELIALTQALKMAEGKKLNVYTDSRYAFATAHVHGEIYRRRGLLTSEGKEIKNKGEILALLKALFLPKRLSIIHCPGHQKGNSAEAKGNRMADQAAREAAMGTDTKASSLLIETSTPYTPDFFHYTETDIKNLQELGATYDREKKYWVLQGKPVMPDQFTFELLDFLHQLTHLSYQKMRALLDRKESPYYMLNKDKILHEVAESCQACVQVNASKTKIRAGTRVRGHRPGTHWEIDFTEVKPGLYGYKYLLVFVDTFSGWVEAFPTKHETAKIVTKKLLEEIFPRFGMPQVLGTDNGPAFVSQLTYRPSKQYNERPGSHWPLPIRTSWTSQ, from the exons ATGGGACCAATGGGACTGCCCCTGCAAGTGCTGACCCTAAACATAGAAGATGAGtatcggctacatgagacctcaaaagagccggatgtttctctagggtccacctggctttctgattttccccaggTCTGGGCGGAAACCGGAGGCATGGGACTGGCAGTTCGCCAAGCTCCTCTGATCATACCTCTGAAGGCAACCTCTACCCCCGTGTccataaaacaataccccatgtcacaagaagccagactggggatcaagccccacatacagagactgttggaccagggaatactggtaccctgccagtccccctggaacacgcccctgctacccgttaagaaaccagggactaatgattataggcctgtccaggatctgagagaagtcaacaagcgggtggaagacatccaccccaccgtgcccaacccttacaacctcttgagcgggctcccaccgtcccaccagtggtacactgtgcttgatttaaaggatgcctttttctgcctgagactccaccccaccagtcagcctctcttcgcctttgagtggagagatccagagatgggaatctcaggacaattgacctggaccagactcccacagggtttcaaaaacagtcccaccctgtttgatgaggcactgcacagagacctagcagacttccggatccagcacccagacttgatcctgctacagtaCGTGGATGACTTACTGCTGGCCGCCACTTCTGAGCTCGACTGCCAACAAG AGCCTCACCATGACTGCCTCGAGATCTTGGCCGAGACACACGGAACCAGACCAGACCTCACGGACCAGCCCCTCCCAGACGCCGACCACACCTGGTATACAGATGgaagcagcttcctgcaagagggACAACGTAGGGCTGGAGCAGCGGTGACCACCGAGACCGAGGTAATCTGGGCCAAGGCGTTGCCAGCCGGGACATCCGCCCAGCGAGCTGAACTAATAGCACTCACCCAGGCCctaaagatggcagaaggtaagaagctaaatgtttatactgatagccgctatgcctttgctaccgcccatgtccatggagaaatatataggagacgtgggttgctcacctcagaaggcaaggagatcaagaacaagggcgaaatcttggccttactgaaagctctctttctgcccaaaagactcagtataattcactgcccaggacatcagaaaggcaatagtgctgaagctaaaggcaaccgaatggcggaccaggcagcccgggaagcagccatggggactgacacaaaggcctcctcacttctcatagagacctcaaccccgtacactccagacttcttccattatactgagacagatataaagaacctacaagagttgggagccacatatgatagagagaaaaaatattgggtcctgcaaGGTAAACCTGTGATGCCTGACCAGTTCACCTTTGAATTATTAGACTTCCTTCACCAGCTCACCCACCTTAGCTATCAGAAGATGAGGGCACTTCTAGACAGGAAAGAAAGCCCCTATTACATGCTAAATAAAGATAAGATCCTCCACGAGGTGGCGGAATCATGCCAAGCCTGTGTCCAAGTAAATGCCAGTAAGACTAAGATCAGGGCCGGAACACGAGTAAGAGGACATCGACCAGGCACCCATTGGGAAATTGACTTTACTGAAGTGAAGCCCGGACTGTATGGGTACAAGTATCTCCTGGTATTCGTGGACACGTTCTCTGGCTGGGTTGAAGCCTTCCCAACCAAACATGAGACTGCCAAAATAGTGACCAAGAAACTTCTggaagaaatatttccaaggttTGGAATGCCCCAAGTGTTGGGGACtgataatgggcctgccttcgtctcccag ctcacttacaggccctccaagcagtacaacgagaggcctggaagccactGGCCGCTGCCTATCAGGACCAGCTGGACCAGCCAGTGA